A window of the Phaseolus vulgaris cultivar G19833 chromosome 5, P. vulgaris v2.0, whole genome shotgun sequence genome harbors these coding sequences:
- the LOC137834186 gene encoding uncharacterized mitochondrial protein AtMg00240-like: protein MVHSSRVSSSTGTQLTDIETSAYRRLIGKLIYLTNTRPDIVFMFNNLSQFISSPTNLHQQAAFRLLWYLKGNPGNIIFFPSNNTLQLRGFSDSNWATCPETRKSVTGYSIFLGDSLVSWKSKKQ from the coding sequence ATGGTTCACTCATCTCGGGTTTCCTCCTCCACTGGCACACAACTCACTGACATTGAAACCTCTGCATATAGAAGACTAATTGGCAAGCTCATATATCTTACAAACACACGACCTGACATTGTCTTTATGTTCAACAACCTCAGCCAATTTATTTCCTCTCCTACCAACCTTCATCAACAAGCTGCTTTTCGTCTTCTTTGGTACTTGAAAGGCAACCCTGGCAACATAATCTTCTTTCCCAGCAACAACACTCTCCAACTTCGCGGTTTCAGTGATTCGAATTGGGCTACCTGTCCTGAAACCCGAAAATCTGTAACCGGTTACTCCATTTTCTTGGGTGATTCTCTTGTCTCATGGAAATCTAAGAAACAATAA
- the LOC137835329 gene encoding large ribosomal subunit protein uL24c has translation MVAIAALQTSMTGLSLSSNSFLGQRFSPITFPSLLPGKSTEKQCPIVMKLKRWERKKCKPNSLPILHKMHVKLGDTVQIITGSDRGKVGEITRLFKHNSTIIVKDLNLKTKHVKSKEEGEPGQIIKIEGPIHSSNVMLYSKDQNVASRVGHKVLDNGKRVRYLIKTGEIIDSAENWKKLKDETTKKPEEAAAAA, from the exons ATGGTAGCCATTGCTGCTCTTCAGACCTCAATGACCGGTCTCTCACTCTCCTCCAACTCTTTCTTAGGCCAGCGCTTTTCCCCCATCACGTTCCCCTCCCTTCTTCCG GGTAAGTCAACAGAGAAGCAATGTCCCATTGTAATGAAG CTTAAACGATGGGAACGAAAGAAGTGTAAACCAAACAGCCTTCCTATCTTGCACAAAATGCATGTTAAACTTGGAGATACGGTGCAAATCATAACTGGAAGTGACAGGGGTAAAGTTGGGGAGATTACTAGACTCTTCAAGCATAACAGCACAATAATAGTGAAAGATTTAAATTTGAAGACAAAGCATGTGAAGAGTAAAGAAGAGGGGGAACCGGGGCAAATTATTAAG ATTGAAGGTCCTATCCACAGCTCAAATGTGATGCTGTACTCCAAAGATCAGAATGTAGCAAGCCGTGTGGGGCATAAAGTCCTTGATAATGGTAAAAGAGTCCGGTACCTTATAAAAACTGGAGAAATAATTGATAGTGCAGAGAATTGGAAGAAACTGAAGGATGAGACTACTAAGAAACCTGAAGaagctgctgctgctgcctaG
- the LOC137835326 gene encoding calcium/calmodulin-regulated receptor-like kinase 1: MKEESTGLIIGISIGVVIGVALAISALFCIRYHRKRSQIGNSSSRRAAAVPIRQNGFDSCTILSDSTLGPESPVRSGRNGTSFWLEGFKKNSNMVSASGIPEYSYKDLQKATYNFTTLIGQGAFGPVYKAQMSTGETVAVKVLATNSKQGEKEFHTEVMLLGRLHHRNLVNLVGYCAEKGQHMLIYVYMSKGCLASHLYSEENGTLGWELRIHIALDVARGIEYLHDGAVPPVIHRDIKSSNILLDQSMRARVADFGLSRVEMVDKHAAIRGTFGYLDPEYISSGTFTKKSDVYSFGVLLFELIAGRNPQQGLMEYVELAAMNSEGKVGWEEIVDSRLEGKCEFEEVNEVAALAYKCINRVPKKRPSMRDIVQVFTRILKSRHQRNHHHKNSLSATADEVSIDVDHLETNTSLPQHTREESIDSTPDIYDL; the protein is encoded by the exons ATGAAAGAGGAGTCAACTGGGCTTATCATCGGGATTTCCATAGGTGTGGTGATTGGAGTTGCTTTGGCAATTTCTGCGTTGTTCTGTATTAGATATCACCGGAAGCGGTCACAGATAGGCAATAGCAGTTCCCGGAGAGCAGCTGCCGTACCTATCCGCCAAAATGGTTTTGATTCTTGCACTATTCTATCAGACTCAACCTTGGGTCCAGAATCACCTGTGAGGTCTGGACGAAATGGCACCTCCTTCTGGCTTGAGGGCTTCAAGAAGAATAGTAACATGGTGTCAGCATCTGGAATACCAGAATATTCATACAA GGATTTGCAAAAGGCAACATATAATTTTACAACACTCATAGGACAAGGTGCATTTGGTCCTGTTTATAAAGCTCAGATGTCTACTGGGGAGACTGTTGCAGTTAAAGTTCTCGCAACTAATTCAAAGCAAGGGGAGAAAGAATTTCACACAGAG GTTATGTTGTTGGGAAGGTTACATCATAGGAATCTGGTCAATTTGGTTGGGTATTGTGCGGAAAAGGGGCAACATATGCTTATATATGTGTACATGAGTAAAGGCTGCTTGGCTTCCCACTTGTACA GTGAAGAGAATGGAACTCTGGGTTGGGAATTGAGGATTCATATAGCTTTAGACGTAGCAAGAGGAATAGAGTATCTTCATGATGGG GCAGTACCTCCTGTAATCCATCGAGATATCAAATCTTCCAATATTCTCTTGGACCAGTCCATGCGAGCCAGG GTTGCTGATTTTGGACTCTCAAGAGTAGAGATGGTGGATAAACATGCAGCAATTCGGGGTACCTTTGGGTATCTTGATCCTGAGTATATATCTTCAGGAACATTCACCAAAAAAAGTGATGTATATAGTTTTGGGGTTTTGCTCTTTGAACTTATAGCGGGCAGAAATCCTCAGCAGGGTCTAATGGAATATGTTGAGCTT GCAGCAATGAACAGTGAGGGGAAAGTTGGTTGGGAGGAGATAGTTGATTCAAGGCTTGAGGGTAAATGTGAGTTTGAAGAGGTGAATGAAGTGGCAGCCCTTGCCTACAAATGCATCAACCGTGTCCCAAAGAAGCGCCCTTCCATGAGGGACATTGTGCAAGTGTTCACACGAATCCTCAAGTCAAGGCACCAAAGGAATCACCATCACAAGAACTCCCTCTCAGCCACAGCTGATGAAGTTTCCATTGATGTTGATCACCTAGAAACCAACACTTCTCTCCCTCAACACACAAGAGAAGAATCTATAGATAGTACACCTGACATCTATGATTTGTAG